ACTCGCTGATCAAGGTCAAGGACGGTGCTGACGTGACCGTAGAGTGGAACGTGTACAGCGGTGATGTCCCGACATCAGCCAAAGTTCTGCTGGACGGTCAGGAAGTCTGGAGCGGCGCGGGCAGCGCCTCCGGCAAAGCCACCTTCAAGGTGAAAAAAGGCGGTCGCTATCAGGAGCAGGTCCAGCTGTGTAACGCCAGCGGCTGCAGCACCAGCGACAGCAAGCTGATCATCGTGGCCGATACCGACGGAAGCCACCTGCTGCCGCTGAACACGACCATGAAGGAAAACAACAAATCCTTCGCCCAGCATTCGGATAAAGTGGTGGCAGCGTATTATCCGGAATGGGGTGTCTACGACCGTAAGTTCAACATCGATCAAATTCCTGCGGATAACGTGAACCACATTATTTATGGCTTCATTCCGATGTGCGGCGACAACATCAACGCCAGCGCCGGTAATGCGCTGGAAGCGCTGAAGAAAGCCTGCCAGGGCCGTCCGGATTACACCCTGGCGATCCACGACCCGTGGGCGGCGCTGCAGATGCCACAGGCCGGCGTCTCGAACTACGACGACGCCTACAAAGGCACCTACGGCCAGATGATGGCGCTGAAAAAAGCGCATCCGGGCCTGAAAATTCTGCCATCCATTGGCGGCTGGACCCTCTCCGATCCGTTCTTCCAGATGCACGACAGCGCCATCCGCGCCCGCTTTGTCTCCTCGGTGAAAGAGTTCCTGCAAACCTGGAAATTCTATGACGGCGTGGACATCGACTGGGAGTTCCCGGGCGGCGGCGGTGAGAACCCGGCGCTGGGCAACCCGCAGGTGGACAAAGAGACCTACACCCTGCTGATGCGCGATCTGCGCGCGATGCTCAACGAGCTCTCCGCCCAGACCGGCCGCACCTATGAGCTGACCTCCGCTATTGGCGCAGGCACCTCGAAAATCGCCAACGTGGACTACAACGCGGCGCAGAAGTACATGGACTACATCTTCCTGATGAGCTACGACTTCTACGGCTCCTGGAGCATGACCGACCTCGGCCACCAGACCGCGCTGCACGCCCCGACCTGGAAACCGGACAGCGTGACCACTGAAGGCAGCGTTAACGCGATGCTGGCCCAGGGCGTCCAGCCGGGCAAAATCGTGGTCGGCGCGGCGATGTACGGTCGCGGCTGGACCGGCGTTCACGGCTACACCGGCGACAATCCGTTCACCGGCACCGCCACCGGTGCGATCCCGGGCTCCTGGGAGGCTGGCATCGTCGATTACCGCGATATCGTCAACAAATACAAAGGCAAAGCGGGCTGGGAGTACAAATATGACGCCACCGCGGAAGCGCCATACCTGTTCAACAAGGCCAGCGGCACCCTGATCACCTATGACGACGCCCGTTCCGTCGAGGCGAAAGGCAAATTCGTGCTGAACAAAAACCTCGGCGGCCTGTTTGCCTGGTCACTGGAATCCGATAACGGCGACATCCTGAATGCGATGAACGAAAGCCTGCTGAGCGGCTCCTCGTCTGACGTACCGGCGGTGACCAACCATGCGCCGGCGGCCTCCGCCAGCGACCTGACGGTCACCGGCCCGGCGAGCGTCACGCTTGATGGCTCCGCGTCCAGCGACCAGGACGGCGATACCCTGACCTACAAATGGACCCAGATCGCCGGCCCATCGGTCACCCTGACCAACAGCAACAGCGCGAAAGCCAGCTTCAGCGTGGCGGCGTTGGCGAATGACCAGACTCTGGCCTTCCGTCTGACCGTGACCGACAGCAAAGGGCTGAGCAGCACCGCCGACGTGCAGGTGGTGAACAAAGCGCCGAAAGCCAACCAGGCCCCGGTAATCAACACTATGGCGCCGGTCTCGGTTGAAGCGGGTCAGCCTCTGACGCTGCATGCCCAGGCTGCGGATCCGGATGGGGATGCCCTGACCTACGCCTGGAGCGTACCGGGTGACATGAACGCCACCGGCACCGACACCGCCAACCTGAGCATTACCGCCCCGGACGTAAGTAGCGATACCGCTTATACCCTGAGCGTGGTGGTGAGCGACGGTAAAACCGCCGTGCAGGCTAACGTCCAGGTGACCGTGACGCCAAAAGCGCAGGAGCCCGCCGATGAGGTGACGCCACCGGCCGACGAGGTGACCCCACCTGCGGATGAGGCGACCGATAACGGCAGCTGTGACAGCACCCCGGTTGATGCTAACGCCAGCAACTACCCGGCGTGGAGCAGCAGCAAGGTTTACACCAGCGGCAACACCGTCAGCTTCGATAACCTGGTCTGGAAAGCGAAGTACTGGACTCAGGGCAATCAGCCGGGCTTCGGCGTGGATGCCTGGGAGCTGGTAAGCAACGTGAAAATGGGCTGGATGCCGACCATGGTCTACAACGGCGGCGACACCACCACCTTCGAAGGCAACGAGTACCGTGCCAAATGGTGGACCAAAGGTGACAAACCAGGCCAGAACGACGTCTGGGTGAAAGTGGGCGCGGCACCAGATTGTAAATAATCTTCCGCACCGGATATGACGGGGGCTCAGCCCCCGTCTTTTTTGCGTCTGGCGGGTATGAAAATGAAACGCGTACTTCTTCTGCTGTTGCTGCTCAGTCAGAGCGCGCTGGCAAACTGCTGGGACAGCGCCGGGCAGCGCTATCACGTCGATCCTTATCTGCTGTATGCCATTGCTAACGTCGAGTCGGGAATGAATCCCTATGCGGTAGGCTGGAACCACGACGGCACCCGGGATGTCGGGCTGATGCAAATCAACAGCATCCATTTTGCCGAACTGCAGCGCGCGGGGATCGACGAGTATCGCCTGATCGCCGAGCCCTGCACCTCGATTATGGTCGGGGCCTCGATCCTGTCGGGGATGATCCGGGTCTACGGTTACAACTGGGAGGCGGTGGGGGCCTATAACGCCGGATTAAAAAAAGAGAACTACCCGCAGCGGATGCTCTACGCCCGCAAGGTGTGGCACAAATATCAGCAGCTCAAATCCCGCAGCAGGCGTTAATCAGCGGGGCAGCTTACCGTGATCCCGCAGCCAGGCGGCGGTGCGCTCAATGCCTTCATCCAGCGTCACCAGCGGCTTATAGCCCAACTCGCTCTCGGCGCGTTGCGTATCGAGGGTAAAGTCAAAGTTCAGTTTCGACACCCCGTAGTGGGTCAGGGCAGGCTCTTTAGCCGCCTTGTTACCCAGCCGCTCCATGCTGCGGGCAATGATGTCCAGCATCGGGTAGGGCACCGAGCGGATCCGGCACTCAATATTCAGCTCATCGATCAGCTTCTGCACAATGCTGCGCAGGGAGCGTGGTTCGCCGTTGGTGATGTTATACGCCCGGCCCGACGGCAGACTGTCGCACTCGCTCTGGCTGGCCAGCCACATGGCGTGAATGGCGTTATCGAAATAGGTCATGTCCACCAGCGCATCCCCGCCGCGCGGCAGCAGCACGCTGCCGTAGTGGTGCATCATCTGCGCCAGGCGCGGAATAAACACTTTGTCGTGCGGGCCAAACAGGCTCTGCGGACGCAGGATGGTAAAGCGGGTATGCGGGTTGGACTGCGCCAGCAGATCGATCACCTGTTCGCTGGCGGCCTTGCTGCGGGCAAATTCGCAGGCGTAGCGCGCCGGACGGAAATCCTCCTGGATATCGCGATGGTGGTGATAGTCGAAATAGAGCGACGGGGACGAGAGATGGACAAAGTTGCGCACTCCCCAGGCCACGGCCCACTCGCCCAGACGGCGGGTGGCGCGCACGTTCGCCAGATCGAAGGCTTCCTGGGTGCCCCAGGGCGAGGTAAAGCTGGAGCAGTGCCACAGCGTATCGATCCCGGCCAACATCACCTTTGCCTGGGAAGAGACCAGTTCCGTCAGGTCGGCATGGACAAATTCTGCGCCCATTTTTTGCAGCAATTTACCCATCGCTTCATTGCGACCGGTGGCCCGGACGCTGATGCCTTTATTGCGCAAAAACTCCACCGCATTGCGGCCTAAGCCGCTGGTGGCGCCGGTAACCAGTACCTTCATATCGATCCACTGTTTTGAAAAGAATTTCGTGCGCATTCTTCCGTGAATTACGCCTGTATGCAATGGGAAACGTGAAAGATTCGGAGTTTTAATCAGACTTTTTCTGACTTTTGTTCTGCCAGAAGTGCAATACGCCGGGCCATTCCCCGGAAGATAAACAGGTGCGCCGGGATCATCAGCAGCCAGTAGAACAGACCCGGCATGCCGTGCGGGTGCCACCAGGCACGGACGTCCAGCTCCCGGTGGTCGCCTTTGTCCTTGAGAGTAAAGCACAACCGCCCGAGGCCCGGAGCTTTCATGCCAAACAGCAGCGCCAGCTGCTTCTCCGGTTCGACGATAATCACCTTCCAGCTGTCGACCGCATCGCCGGTTTGCAGGTACGGCGCCGCCGGGCGGCCTTTCGCCAGCCTGTGGCCGACCAGCAGATCCATCATCGCCCGGGTCTGCCACAGGGCATTACCAAAGAAGTAGCCCTCTTTGCCGCCGAGCTGATTTACCACTTCCCACAAGGCGCTCAGGCTGGCGGCAGTTTTTACCGTACAGCCGGCCTGTTTCGGGTAGTAGCCGTACTCCGGTCGCCAGCGGGCGAAGGCCTGCGCGTCGTAGCCCCAGTCGCTGGAGTTTACCAGCTTCTCCTCTTCTTTCAGGGTGTTGCGCACCGCGTCATCGAAGCGGATTAAGTCCTGCGGGATCAGCGCCCGCAGTTCCCGGTCGTCGGCCAGCAGATCGTGCTTCAGCCCCTGGATTAAAGCTTTGGCGGTGGTCGGCGGCACGGAGGTGATGACGTTTAAAAACCACACCGAAATCCAGCGGGTCGGGAAGGGGATGGGGATCAGCGGACGACGACGGCCGCTCACCGCCATAAAGTGTTCGAACTGCTGCTGATAGCTCAGCACCTCGGGCCCGGCGGCCTCCAGCACCCGGTGCTCTGTGGCCGGGTGATTGAGCAGCTCCACCAGATAATGCAGCAGGTTCTCCAGCGCAATCGGGGTGGTGCGGGAGCGCACCCAGCGTGGCGGAGTCAGCACCGGCAGGTTATAGACCATGTCGCGCATCACCTCGAAGGCGGCAGAGCCCGCCCCGACGATGATCCCGGCCCGCAGCTCGGTGAGCGGGATCCCGGCGCTGCGCAGCGTTTCAGCGGTCAGCTGCCGGGCGCGCAGGTGATCGGACTGCTCATGCTCGGGTGCCTGTAGTGAACTGAGGAAAATGATCTGTTTGACCGGGTGCTCCAGCAGCAGATCGCGCACGTTCATCGCCACCTGACGCTCGTGGGCGATAAAGTTACCGCCTTCGCCCATGCTGTGCACCAGATAGTAGAGAGTATCCACCCCCTCAAGCAGGGCCGCCAGATCCTGCGGCCAGTTGAGATCGATAGCATGACAGGTCACGTTGGGCAGGCTCTGCTTTTGCAGGCGCTCAACGTTGCGTGCCGCAGCCCGTACCTGATGCCCGCGCGCGCTGAGGGCGGCCACCAGATGTTGGCCGATATACCCGCTGGCACCCAGCACCAGAATACGTTGCGGCACGTTCGCTCCTTAGCGCTGCAAAAACGCCTGCCAATGGGCAACCACCTCGGCAAGCTGCTCGCGGTTGACGTCGAGATGCATCACCAGACGCACCACCGGCGAAGCGTTGATCAGCACGCCGCGCGCCTTCATAAACTCACCCAGCGCCGCGGCGTTGTCCTCCCCGACGCGGATGAACAGCATGTTGGTGTCGTGACGCATCACATCTGCGCCGATCTCGCGCAGCTGCGTCGCCATCCACGCCGCGTTGTCGTGATCGTCCTTCAGACGGGCAACGTTATTTTTCAGGGCGTACAGACCCGCTGCGGCAAGGAATCCGGCCTGGCGCATGCCGCCGCCGGTCATTTTACGCCAACGGTTGGCGCGCCTGATGTAGTCGGCATTGCCCACCAGCAGGGAGCCCACCGGCGTGCCCAGCCCTTTCGAGAGGCAAATGGTGAACGAGTCGCAATATTGCGTAATCTCTTTCAGCTCGCAGCCATACTCCACCACGGCGTTAAAGATGCGCGCGCCGTCGACGTGCAGCCCCAGCTTGCGCTCGCGGGTAAACTCCCACGCCGCTTTCAGGTACTCACGCGGCAGCACTTTGCCGTTATGGGTATTTTCGAGGCTGAGGAGTTTGGTACGGGCGAAGTGGATGTCGTCGGCTTTGATTTTGGCGGCAACTTTGTCCAGCGGCAGGGAGCCGTCAGATGCGGCATCGATCGGCTGCGGCTGAATGCTGCCGAGCACCGCTGCGCCACCGGCTTCGTAGAGATAGTTATGCGCCCCCCTGGCCGACGATATACTCTTCGCCGCGTTCGCAGTGGCTGAGCAGGGCCACCAGGTTGGCCTGGGTGCCGGTTGGCAGGAAAAGAGCGGCCTCGTGGCCGCTCAGTTCGGCGGCATAGCGCTGAAGTTCGTTAACGGTCGGGTCGTCACCGTAGACGTCGTCCCCGACCGGCGCGGCCAGCATCTCCCTGAGCATGGCCTGCGTCGGACGGGTGACAGTATCACTGCGTAAATCAATCATGGCATTTCCTTATTATTTTAAAGGCGATGCCGATTGTTTTACCTGAGCCAGTTGGTTTTGGCTAGCTCCAGAACTTCGTCACCGCGACCGCTGATGATGGCGCGCAGCATATACAGGCTAAAGCCCTTGGCCTGCTCAAGTTTGATCTGCGGTGGGATCGCCAGCTCGTCTTTGGCGACCACCACGTCCACCAGCACCGGACCCTCGGTGGAGAAGGCGCGCTGTAGGGCATCGTCCACCTCGGAGGCTTTCTCCACGCGGATGCCGGTGATACCGCAGGCTTCGGCGATGGCAGCGAAGTTGGTGTCGTGCAGCTCGGTGCCGTCGGTCAGATAGCCCCCGGCCTTCATCTCCATCGCCACAAAGCCCAGCACGCTGTTGTTAAAGACGATGATTTTAATCGGCAGCTTCATCTGCGCCACCGAGAGGAAGTCGCCCATCAGCATGCTGAAGCCGCCGTCGCCGCACATCGCCACTACCTGCCGCTCCGGCGCGGTGGCTTTGGCCCCCAGCGCCTGCGGCATGGCGTTAGCCATCGAGCCGTGGTTAAACGAGCCAATCAGACGGCGCTTGCCGTTCATCTTCAGGTAGCGTGCCGCCCAGACGGTAGGCGTCCCCACGTCGCAGGTAAAGATGGCATCCTCATCGGCGTAGTGGCTGATCTGCTGCGCCAGATACTGCGGGTGCAGCGCTTTGTCGCTGGGTTTCGCCTTGTCATCCAGCCCTTTACGTGCGTCACGATAGTCACTGAGCGCTTTATCAAGAAACTTACGATCGGTTTTCTCCTCCAGTAGCGGCATCAGCGCGGCGAGGGTGGCCTTGATGTCGCCCACCAGCGCCATATCCACCTTGCTGTGCGCCCCAATGCTGGCCGGGTTGATGTCGATCTGGATAATCTTCGCGTCGGTAGGGTAGAAGGCGCGATAGGGGAAGCGGGTGCCGAGCAGCACCAGGGTATCGGCGTTCATCATGGTGTGGAACCCGGACGAGAAGCCGATCAGCCCGGTCATCCCCACGTCATAGGGGTTATCGTACTCCACGTGCTCTTTACCGCGCAGGGCGTGAACGATCGGCGCCTTGAGCATGCCGGCAAATTCCACCAGCTCGTCATGGGCCCCGGCGCAGCCGCTGCCGCACATCAGGGCGATGTTGCTGGAGTAGCGCAGCAGCTGCGCCAGCTTTTTCAGTTCGGCATGGGCGGGGGTGACCACCGGCAGGGGGGCCGGATACCAGTGGTTGCTGGCACTTTCCGGGGCCGCCTGCAGGGCCACGTCGCCGGGCAGCACAATCACCGAGACGCCGCGCTTTAAGATGGCGTTGCGCAGGGCCAGGGCCAGCACCTGCGGGATCTGCTCCGGCGAGGAGACCAGCTCACAGTAGTGGCTGCACTCCCGGAACAGCTCCTGCGGGTGCGTCTCCTGAAAATAGCCGCTGCCGATTTCACTCGACGGAATATGCGCCGCGATGGCCAGCACCGGGACGTTGTTACGATGACAATCAAACAGGCCGTTGATCAGGTGCAGGTTGCCCGGCCCGCAGGATCCGGCGCACACCGCCAGTTCCCCGGTGAGCTGGGCCTCGGCCCCGGCGGCGAACGCGGCGACCTCCTCATGACGGGTGGGCATCCACTCAATGGTGCCCATCCGGTTCAGGCTGTCGCTCAGGCCGTTGAGGGAATCCCCGGTGACACCCCAGATCCGTTTCACTCCGGCCTGTTCCAGCATTTTCGCGATGTAGTTCGCCACGGTTTGTTTCATGGTAGTCCGTCTCCTGAATGTGATAACGCTTTCAAGCTTAGATGAAACTGACCGCCCTGCCTGTTTAAACCCCCCTGATTAATCGTTGCTTTCAATGTGCAACATTTCGTCATATTGTGGTGAGGTATCCAATAAAAAGAGGAGTAAATTCAAATGGTTAAATCATTGTTAATGGCTGTTAATAAAACGCTAACGAGTGACGATGCTGGCAAGCTGTTGCTGCGTCTGGCGGTGGGGGGCTTAATGCTGTTTCACGGCATGCATAAGGCCATCGACGGAGTGGGGGGTATTGCCGGCATGCTGGTGGCGAAGGGGCTACCGGCCTTTATTGCTTACGGCGTGTTGATTGGCGAAGTGGTGGCCCCGATCCTGATTATCCTCGGTATTCTTACCCGTCCGGCGGCGCTGGTGCTGGCCTTTACCATGGTGGTGGCGTGGCTGATGGTGGGCACCGGTAAAACCTTCGCGCTGGATGCGGTCGGGGCGTGGGCGATTGAGAGTCTGGTCTACTTCTTCGTTGGCGCGCTGGCCGTGGCATTTTTAGGGGCGGGGCGGTACGCGGTAGTAAACGATCCCGTCTGGAAGTAACGCCGGGCGGCACTGCGTTTGCCCGGCCTACGGTTCATTGCCTTATGTTGCATTAACGCACGGACGTTGTAGGCCCGGTAAGCGCAGCGCCACCGGGCTTTTCATCAGGCCAGCACCAGATCCCCCTGCGGATGACAGGAGCAGGCCAGCACGTAGCCTTCCGCCACTTCGGCATCCGTCAGCGTCATGGTGCTGGAGACGGTATAGTTCCCGTCCACCACCTTCGTTTTACAGCAGCCGCAGACGCCTGCACGGCAGGCGGCCACCACCGGCACGTTATTGCTCTCCAGCGCTTCCAGCAGCGTGCTGCCCACGCGGCCAAAGAAGGTCTGCGCCGGCTGCAGTTTGGTGAACTTCAGTCCGCTGGTGGCAGCTTCCGCGACCGGAGTAAAGAACTGCTCTTTAAAGAAGCGGGTCACGCCGAGAGCCTTCACCTCTTCTTCAACGATGTCCATATAGGGCGCCGGACCACAGGTCATCACGGTGCGTGAGGCCAGATCCGGCACGCGCTGCAGCAGCTCGCGGGTCAGACGACCGGCAACAAAACCCTCGGTGGCGTTGGTTTCGGCCACCAGGGTGACCGGGTAGTTACGCCATTCGTCCGCGAAGATCACATCCTGCGGCGAGCGCACGCTGAAGATCACCTCCACGTCGGCCTGCGGGCGGTGCTTCGCCAGCCAGCGACGCATCGACATCACCGGCGTCACGCCGCAGCCGGCGGCCAGCAGCAGGAATTTATCTTCCGGCTTATCGTCACAGGTAAAATCACCCTGCGCGTCGGAGAGCCAGATGTAATCCCCACGCTTCACGTCGTGCGTCAACCACTGAGAGCCTGCCCCCTCATCAATGCGGCGGATGGTCAGCGTAATGTACTCGCTGATACCCGGCGTTGAGGAGATCGTGTACGCCCGCAGCGTCTGGGCTGAGTTACGCACGCTGACCAGCGCATACTGCCCGGCACGGTACGGATAATAGTCGTGGCACAGCAGCGAAATCGTCCAGACATCCGGTGTTTCCTGATGGATGTGATGAACCTGCATCCGCCATGGGCACTGATGGGTTGGCATTGTCATTCGTTAACTCCTTACGCGCTCAGCAGTTGCTTCATGTCTTCTTCAACGGTGGTCACGGAACGCAGACCAAACTTCTCATTGAGGACGGCCAGCAGATCCGGCGTAAAGAAGCCTGGCGCGGTCGGGCCGGTGACGATGTTTTTCACGCCCAGCGACAGCAGTGTCAGCAGGATCACAATCGCTTTCTGTTCGAACCAGGAGAGCACCAGCGACAGCGGCAGGTCGTTCACGCCACAGCCCAGTTTTTCTGCCAGGGTTACCGCCAGGATAATCGCCGAGTAGGCGTCGTTACACTGACCGGCATCGATCAGACGCGGCAGGCCTTCGATATCCCCGAACTCCAGCTTGTTGAAACGGTACTTACCGCAGGCCAGGGTCAGGATCAGGCAGTCGTCCGGCACGCTGGTGGCGAAATCGGTGAAGTAGTTACGTTCCCCACGTGCGCCGTCACAGCCGCCAACCAGGAAGATGTGACGCAGTTTTTCGCGGCTCACCAGGTCAATCAGGGAATCCGCCGCGCCCAGCAGGGTCTGACGGCCAAAACCAACGGTGATCAGGTGAGGAATTTCGCTGTACGGGAAGCCCGCCATCTGCTGCGCCTGGGCAATCACCGGACCAAAATCGTCACCTTCCAGGTGGCTCACGCCCGGCCAGCCGACGATGCTGCGGGTCCAGATACGATCGTCGTAAGCGCCAACGGTAGGGTCGATGATGCAGTTAGAGGTCATCACGATTGGGCCCGGGAAGCGGGCGAATTCGACCTGCTGGTTCTGCCAGCCGCTGCCATAGTTCCCGATCAGATGTTTGAATTTGCGCAGCTCAGGGTAGCCGTGGGCAGGCAGCATCTCACCGTGGGTGTAGACGTTCACGCCGGTGCCGTCGGTCTGCTCCAGCAGGTTGTAGAGATCTTTCAGGTCGTGACCGGAGATCAGGATGCACTTGCCTTCGGTCGCTTTAACGTTGACCTGAGTTGGCGTCGGGTGGCCGTATTTAGTGGTTTCACCCGCGTCCAGGATGC
This Leclercia sp. S52 DNA region includes the following protein-coding sequences:
- a CDS encoding glycosyl hydrolase family 18 protein, whose protein sequence is MKIMQPKYLALFVAAAVSPVFAAVPGKPSLSSGNDKFAIVEVDQSAQAYNSLIKVKDGADVTVEWNVYSGDVPTSAKVLLDGQEVWSGAGSASGKATFKVKKGGRYQEQVQLCNASGCSTSDSKLIIVADTDGSHLLPLNTTMKENNKSFAQHSDKVVAAYYPEWGVYDRKFNIDQIPADNVNHIIYGFIPMCGDNINASAGNALEALKKACQGRPDYTLAIHDPWAALQMPQAGVSNYDDAYKGTYGQMMALKKAHPGLKILPSIGGWTLSDPFFQMHDSAIRARFVSSVKEFLQTWKFYDGVDIDWEFPGGGGENPALGNPQVDKETYTLLMRDLRAMLNELSAQTGRTYELTSAIGAGTSKIANVDYNAAQKYMDYIFLMSYDFYGSWSMTDLGHQTALHAPTWKPDSVTTEGSVNAMLAQGVQPGKIVVGAAMYGRGWTGVHGYTGDNPFTGTATGAIPGSWEAGIVDYRDIVNKYKGKAGWEYKYDATAEAPYLFNKASGTLITYDDARSVEAKGKFVLNKNLGGLFAWSLESDNGDILNAMNESLLSGSSSDVPAVTNHAPAASASDLTVTGPASVTLDGSASSDQDGDTLTYKWTQIAGPSVTLTNSNSAKASFSVAALANDQTLAFRLTVTDSKGLSSTADVQVVNKAPKANQAPVINTMAPVSVEAGQPLTLHAQAADPDGDALTYAWSVPGDMNATGTDTANLSITAPDVSSDTAYTLSVVVSDGKTAVQANVQVTVTPKAQEPADEVTPPADEVTPPADEATDNGSCDSTPVDANASNYPAWSSSKVYTSGNTVSFDNLVWKAKYWTQGNQPGFGVDAWELVSNVKMGWMPTMVYNGGDTTTFEGNEYRAKWWTKGDKPGQNDVWVKVGAAPDCK
- the iagB gene encoding type III secretion system invasion protein IagB encodes the protein MKRVLLLLLLLSQSALANCWDSAGQRYHVDPYLLYAIANVESGMNPYAVGWNHDGTRDVGLMQINSIHFAELQRAGIDEYRLIAEPCTSIMVGASILSGMIRVYGYNWEAVGAYNAGLKKENYPQRMLYARKVWHKYQQLKSRSRR
- a CDS encoding NAD(P)-dependent oxidoreductase: MKVLVTGATSGLGRNAVEFLRNKGISVRATGRNEAMGKLLQKMGAEFVHADLTELVSSQAKVMLAGIDTLWHCSSFTSPWGTQEAFDLANVRATRRLGEWAVAWGVRNFVHLSSPSLYFDYHHHRDIQEDFRPARYACEFARSKAASEQVIDLLAQSNPHTRFTILRPQSLFGPHDKVFIPRLAQMMHHYGSVLLPRGGDALVDMTYFDNAIHAMWLASQSECDSLPSGRAYNITNGEPRSLRSIVQKLIDELNIECRIRSVPYPMLDIIARSMERLGNKAAKEPALTHYGVSKLNFDFTLDTQRAESELGYKPLVTLDEGIERTAAWLRDHGKLPR
- a CDS encoding DUF2867 domain-containing protein gives rise to the protein MPQRILVLGASGYIGQHLVAALSARGHQVRAAARNVERLQKQSLPNVTCHAIDLNWPQDLAALLEGVDTLYYLVHSMGEGGNFIAHERQVAMNVRDLLLEHPVKQIIFLSSLQAPEHEQSDHLRARQLTAETLRSAGIPLTELRAGIIVGAGSAAFEVMRDMVYNLPVLTPPRWVRSRTTPIALENLLHYLVELLNHPATEHRVLEAAGPEVLSYQQQFEHFMAVSGRRRPLIPIPFPTRWISVWFLNVITSVPPTTAKALIQGLKHDLLADDRELRALIPQDLIRFDDAVRNTLKEEEKLVNSSDWGYDAQAFARWRPEYGYYPKQAGCTVKTAASLSALWEVVNQLGGKEGYFFGNALWQTRAMMDLLVGHRLAKGRPAAPYLQTGDAVDSWKVIIVEPEKQLALLFGMKAPGLGRLCFTLKDKGDHRELDVRAWWHPHGMPGLFYWLLMIPAHLFIFRGMARRIALLAEQKSEKV
- the poxB gene encoding ubiquinone-dependent pyruvate dehydrogenase; the encoded protein is MKQTVANYIAKMLEQAGVKRIWGVTGDSLNGLSDSLNRMGTIEWMPTRHEEVAAFAAGAEAQLTGELAVCAGSCGPGNLHLINGLFDCHRNNVPVLAIAAHIPSSEIGSGYFQETHPQELFRECSHYCELVSSPEQIPQVLALALRNAILKRGVSVIVLPGDVALQAAPESASNHWYPAPLPVVTPAHAELKKLAQLLRYSSNIALMCGSGCAGAHDELVEFAGMLKAPIVHALRGKEHVEYDNPYDVGMTGLIGFSSGFHTMMNADTLVLLGTRFPYRAFYPTDAKIIQIDINPASIGAHSKVDMALVGDIKATLAALMPLLEEKTDRKFLDKALSDYRDARKGLDDKAKPSDKALHPQYLAQQISHYADEDAIFTCDVGTPTVWAARYLKMNGKRRLIGSFNHGSMANAMPQALGAKATAPERQVVAMCGDGGFSMLMGDFLSVAQMKLPIKIIVFNNSVLGFVAMEMKAGGYLTDGTELHDTNFAAIAEACGITGIRVEKASEVDDALQRAFSTEGPVLVDVVVAKDELAIPPQIKLEQAKGFSLYMLRAIISGRGDEVLELAKTNWLR
- a CDS encoding DoxX family protein — protein: MVKSLLMAVNKTLTSDDAGKLLLRLAVGGLMLFHGMHKAIDGVGGIAGMLVAKGLPAFIAYGVLIGEVVAPILIILGILTRPAALVLAFTMVVAWLMVGTGKTFALDAVGAWAIESLVYFFVGALAVAFLGAGRYAVVNDPVWK
- the hcr gene encoding NADH oxidoreductase encodes the protein MTMPTHQCPWRMQVHHIHQETPDVWTISLLCHDYYPYRAGQYALVSVRNSAQTLRAYTISSTPGISEYITLTIRRIDEGAGSQWLTHDVKRGDYIWLSDAQGDFTCDDKPEDKFLLLAAGCGVTPVMSMRRWLAKHRPQADVEVIFSVRSPQDVIFADEWRNYPVTLVAETNATEGFVAGRLTRELLQRVPDLASRTVMTCGPAPYMDIVEEEVKALGVTRFFKEQFFTPVAEAATSGLKFTKLQPAQTFFGRVGSTLLEALESNNVPVVAACRAGVCGCCKTKVVDGNYTVSSTMTLTDAEVAEGYVLACSCHPQGDLVLA
- the hcp gene encoding hydroxylamine reductase — encoded protein: MFCVQCEQTIRTPAGNGCSYAQGMCGKTAETSDLQDLLIAALQGLSAWAVKAREYGIIDHYVDNFAPRAFFSTLTNVNFDSPRIVGYAREAIALRDALKAQALNVDASAHVDNPMAELQLVSDDLGDLQRQAAEFTPNKDKAAIGENILGLRLLCLYGLKGAAAYMEHAHVLDQYDNDIYAQYHKIMAWLGTWPSDMNALLECSMEIGQMNFKVMSILDAGETTKYGHPTPTQVNVKATEGKCILISGHDLKDLYNLLEQTDGTGVNVYTHGEMLPAHGYPELRKFKHLIGNYGSGWQNQQVEFARFPGPIVMTSNCIIDPTVGAYDDRIWTRSIVGWPGVSHLEGDDFGPVIAQAQQMAGFPYSEIPHLITVGFGRQTLLGAADSLIDLVSREKLRHIFLVGGCDGARGERNYFTDFATSVPDDCLILTLACGKYRFNKLEFGDIEGLPRLIDAGQCNDAYSAIILAVTLAEKLGCGVNDLPLSLVLSWFEQKAIVILLTLLSLGVKNIVTGPTAPGFFTPDLLAVLNEKFGLRSVTTVEEDMKQLLSA